The following is a genomic window from Amphiura filiformis chromosome 4, Afil_fr2py, whole genome shotgun sequence.
ctataagtgtgcaatatttgtcttttaacatgtcttgagtgacaaagaaaacagtatttaccatgatcaaatcattgacatgcacatgtatttaattttacagcagaatgtgaaatatttatttatcttttaatctgttttaagtgggaaaagagaatcattataactgtatcatgataaaacagtaaaaagcaattttgtattgttgtgtaattgatgcattcttttgatttcacgaaggagctCTTGATTAACccgatgctatcattgatttacatgtacagccctcttccctagtaaaagtggcaaatttgtgattttaccctttcgttgttaactaaacatatctcgagattaaaaaaagcaaattgaacagaacaaacggcgtttgagagctaagactatgccctattttataattgccacagagggcgctttttacttgcacaatttttttggagacaggctgtatacaaaTGTGCGCGAATGTGTAATTTTAATGCTACTAAAATGGGACAAAATTATGACAATTGGGGCTAAAACCGGGACAAAGGAAGATTCACATTACAACGTGTTTCCACTTCCTCTTCCACTGTCTTCCTTccgttttgaaaaaaatgtttaaaaaggatTTTGTATTATtcgttttctttttaaaattgtgAGCCCCTCAGATCATGACCCCTGGGCCCAGGCCCACTGTGCCCTAAAGTAAATCAGGCGAAGATGAAGATATAAATGATGATGCGGTAAGTGATGATACAATCACAGTTTCAAATTAGCGAATAAAAAGCGCAACAACATAATATTTCATGCTTTAATAAGTAATGTTTATAGGCTACCATCAGGGGAACTTTAGTTGGTTTCATTTATACTCTGGTTCAAAAGTGATGTCCGATTATATAATACGGTGGGTAGAAAACGAGTAAGAAATAATATATTCCTTTATTATACAATCGTGAGTTTGTTTCAAActtgagtaaaaaataaaaatgacagtGGCATACAATTTTGTGTATTAAATAAATTCTGTCTCGGCTAGCAGAGGCACTTTAGTTGGATTCATTTAATGTTCGGGTTCAAAAGTTATATCCGAATATAAAAGGGTCTAGAAAACAGGTTTTGCCACTTTCACCCAAATCGACATATTATATCAGGCTTGTTGTACCACGGAAATGGTTTTGTATAGTTACCGTACAGAGCGcatcaaagaaaacaaaagaaaaacaatgaaaacatttcttattcttacatatattttgaaatggttgaaatgaataaataaatttattatgtTTAGAGCTCATGGCAAAAACTGCGGCTGATATTTCTTTCTATATGTTTTCGCAGTAGAAACCGATTTTTATGACAGTGATAGTTTTTGTTCTCCTTGATACGAACTGCCCGATATATGTACAATGCCGATCAATTTCCCAAGTACAACAAGCTTGACATCCTCAATTATGGTGAAAGTGGCATAACCATATTCTAGACCCCTTTATATTCAGATAACTTTTGAACCCGAGCATTAAATGAATCCATCTAAAGTGTTCTGTTAGCCTAGACAGTACttatataattatgcaaaattgtATGCCAcagtcattttttattttttactcaagTTTGAAACAAAGTCGCAATTGTAAAATAAAGGAATAtattatattcataaatataatGGCCAGATGCAACAATTatatcataatttatttttgttccATTCAATAGATGCATAACATTTGTTATAATAACGTGTGATGTCAagtttaattttaaaacattattgtctgCAGATGTTCCGGTCTATGACGTCAGTATTCGTAATGACACGGTTCGAGCAGTCAAAGCAGGCATTGTCAACACCATCAAAGTCTTCTTGGATATCGCAGTGAACGACCATGGACAGCCCGTTGAAGGTATTAATCTCTGGAAAGTTGGGATGTGGGCCAGTGCTAATCCTGATGGAAGCGGAAAGAAAATAGGTTTTGTCGATCAGGTAAGGATAAAGATAGGGATGAGGTAAAGATATTGAAACTCTAAGATACTGTGTTGACATATTACTAGTCTATTACTAGTGTAGTAAGATTTGCCCTCGAGGGTAATGCCGGGGTAATAGACCGATAAGAATTTTGTTAAAGGTTGATGCAGCTTGGCATTTCATAGCAAGAGTAATGATCAAGTTATGTTTTACATCACACTAAGTGAACCATGATTATGTTTTGATTGCTTCCACGACGTGTAAAATTACAGTTGGAAAGGTTACAACTTATTATAAGACTGTTAAACCTTCATCAGGATCTAACAAAATAGCAAGGAGTATAAATGAATACTGTCCTTTGTGGTGGCTCAGAAAAGAGCTAGCAAAAATGAAAGCCGAAACCTTGACGGTAGTTATAATAAACAGATGTGATTAAAGAGCTTAGTAAAGGTTTCTGTTTCCACAAATTGTTCAAACTTTACTGAGAAAGAAACCAAGTAAGTCTTCATTCCCTGAAAGTCactattttttccattttgtaatGTTGATCAAATTCATGTTATCATAAAATGTGAACCACATGTTCATGGGTATATGTTTACTGTCTCTATGTGATTGACGTATACATTTTGATTTCTTATACACACAGGTCTTGGCCGAGAATAAATTAGAAAGTTCTCAACCACTTCATAGATTTGTAGATTTCGGTGGCATTGGACTCACTTTCCAAACGGAATACAATCTAGACGCATCCAACTTATCTTGTGAAGAGCTCAAGTATTTATGTGCTTCGTTCAACAAAAACGAATTAGCAATTACACGACATGGAATACATTTTGTACCATTTAATGTATATGGCGTAAGAGGCGAATTTGACCAATCGTTTATCGCTGATAAACTTGTTGGATGCCGAGCCTTTACACAGTGTGACGGTAAGCTCCCAACTAAGTGCAAAGCGCATGTCCCCTTTAGATATGAAATGCTCTGAATCAGACGCAATGGTTTCTGACCTTGAGGATGAGAGCTCAAAATCTTCAGACAGATTGAAAGAAAATGTTATTGCCGTGCGAAATACAAGTTATAGAGCTTTATAGCAGAAAATTTACGCGAGGAGCAAGATTAATCAAGGAACCGAAATCTGTAAGCTACTGCAGCCCGCGTTAATTAGATTTTAGTCAATACTGGTATATTCTCAATGATTTTGCCGGCATTGTTATTAACTCATAGTGATAGCGGTCAGTCATTACTTCAAACAATAATTCAATACTTCAAGTGGGATTATCGTGGCCACTCAAATATGGTAGTTTTGTTATAGTGCTTTTTGTTGGCATTGCGTACGGGCATATTCATGCACACAAAGACAGTTTTGGGTCTGACTTACGCAATCTTTCAGTCCGAGATACTTTCCGTCTGACGCAATTGCGTTGGTATCTAAAGGGAACTCTCGCCTTATAATTTGTTTTTCTTCATACAAAATCCACAATATTATTACATAATAAACGCTGAAAACAAGCATGACAAGAGAGTCGAATATTCCTTTTAGTCAGCTATAGCATTGGTTCCCGTGTTATAGACAGCGCTATTTAAATGGATGTACTGATCAATTGTGAAAAATAAAGATGACTAATCAACTTGTTTGAAATTAGCATGCACATATAAAAAATAGTTGCTCATTTCCCAAGGAAGCATGCAGAACTTCTTCTTCCTGTTTTCACGAGCGCGAGTCTGTGACTGGCTGTCCTAACCTATCTGACAGATATCCACGTAACCGGAATTCACTTCTTCCACTATCCAACTTCGTTTTTCTTGATAAAATTATTAGCCTCCTCATTTCTATAACGATTTGATAAATTTATTCACTTTTCTACGACAGATCGCCTAATTCAAGATGTCAGTGAAGGACTTCGAAGTTGTTTTTACAATGGTACCATAATCACCCACGAAGATAGATTGAAGGCGGATAGATGTACTACATGCTCATGCGACGATGGCACCGTCAGATGTGATAAACAATCTTGCCGACCACTTCGATGCAACCCAGGGAAGCCTATCTATGTTGACGACGAGTGTTGCTCTTTTTGCCCCTTCCGTAAGAAAGCAAATCAAAATAGTTACTTGTTTGTAATTCACAATATATCTTATAATTTCAAATAAGTCGCTTAAAATATTGTCTGCAATTTGCCTGAAATTGCATCTAAACGGTCTCTTTTCGTTTATAGAGTCACACAGTATACAGACATTGCACAAAAGTTGTATTGCGTTGTAAGTTTCTTCAGAATGTATTTTGCAAACGATACATACCGGGAAGACTTGTTAATACTCAAGTTTAGTTTACGATGGGCAGGAAAATGAAAATTAACCATTTTTGAATcatctaaaatgaaaatttattgAAATATCTGGTCTTGGATTTTATCagcaaagtttttaaaaaaagccGAGGTAATTTCAAAACAAAGAACTTTGAAAGTATAGGCCATCCTCCGGGAGCGTATCAGTAAAACCAATGCTAAATGAAAcacttatatttttatattttctttccatTATTTCTGAAATAATTTAACACAACTGTTTTCCGACTCATTCCAGTGGTTCCCGTTTATGGAGTAGCAATTGACCCGGTAAAGGCAGTCAAAGCAGGTACCATAGACGACATGAGTATTGGCTTGCATCTTCGTGTAAATGAAGGTGGACATTGGCTTATAGAAGGCAGTGGTCTGTGGAAAGTAGGAGTTTGGGCCAGTACAAATTCTGACGGAAGTGGAAACAAAATAGGTTTCATAGAACAGGTAAGCGTCAATAAAAACGtgattgggctattgcagtttaCATCCATAATtttacccccctatggaagacatgaccttaacctgccacacagggagtttggatttcaaatgaggttacctgaatgggtgactccatttgaaattatactcccTTCTatggggtgtgtagatttcaactggaattgcccaatttgCAAAATGAGATTCAAAGATAGTAGAGAGTTGTCTACAAAGATGGTGAGCTGAGAATCCTGACTTGCATTCTGTCTTTTATATTTCAATGGTGTTGACCAAAATACTCATTTCAGTTTTATGGGACCCGGTACTCGGTAGTACAAGTGTTCTGTTGCCCGGGCATTTATtgaatgaaatgacactcatctgAATTACTATATCAAGTCAATactgtttttgaaaaaatgctaataaatcagtcTTATCCTTTAATCCTTCTGATATCTACCATGAAAATGAAACTAAGGAGGATCAAGCGACAGCGAAAACCAGCCAGATTTGATGTAAGCAAGATCAATGACCAATACAGAGTGGAAGTTAAGAACCAGTTCCAGAGTCTAATGGAGACTGACTCCGAAGAATTTACTCCAGAAGAACTGTGGCAAAACATCAAGAAAGCAGTGACAGAAACAGCTCAAGGGACTCTTCCCAGATGTAAGAGCAAGAAAAAACCCTGGCTCACAGAAGAGGTCTTCAAATTGGCTGATCAAAGAAGAAAGGTTAAGAACAAAGATCAACGTGGAGAGTATCGTGAGTTGAACAGGAAAATCCAGCCACAAATCAGAAGAGATAAAACTTCTTTCATTACCAAGAAATGTGCTGAAGTGGAAAAGGATAGTGTATCAGGCAACACCAAAGatatgtataaaaatatcaaagcacTGACTTCCAGACCCGTTCCAAGACTCAACGTACTGAAGGATGAAAATGGAACCATCCTAACGGAGGTTGGAGAAATTAAATCAAGATGGAAACAATACTGTGAAAAATTATATGCATCTCAAGAAGACAAGGCAGAGGTGGAAGATGGGGTTGAAAGCAAAAACACTGACAGTGAACCAGAGATCCTGATGAGCGAGGTAAACCAAGCAATGAAGAGGCTCAAGAATGGTAAATCACCAGGAATTGACAACATCCAGGCAGAACTGTTGAAAGAGAGTGAAGGGAAGGTGTTGCAATAATTCACAGACTATGTAACAAGATTTGGCAGAGTAAAGAATGGCCAGAGGACTGGAAAAAAGCAGTATTCTTACCTTTACCAAAGAAGGGAGACACAAAGGAATGTGCTAACAACCGCACCATCGCCTTAATTTCACATGCTAGTAAAGTCCTCATCCATATCATTGCTGAGAGAATTAGAAATCATCTTGAGAATGAATTACCACCAGAGCAGGCTGGCTTTAGAAGGGGAAGAGGGACAAGAAACCAAATTGGGAATTTGAGGAATTTAATGGAGAAAAATAGGGAATTCCAGCAACCATTATACCTTtgcttcattgactactcaaaggcATTTGATTGTGTGCATCATAGGCAGATATGGAGAATAATGAAAGAAATAGGGTTCTCCGAGCATGTGACCGATCTGATTTGCTCATTATATCACAACCAAGAAGCCACCGTTAGAACAGAGAGTGGAGACAGTGAGTGGTTCACTATTGGCCAAGGCGTTCGTCAAGGATGCATTCTGTCACCGTACAACATATATGCAGAGTACATCATGAGGAGAGCATTTGTTGGTGTTACAGGTCAGGTGTCAGTCGGAGGACGAAAGATAAACAACCTCAGATACGCTGACGACACCACCCTTATTGCAAAGTCATCAGATGAGCTTCAGGACCTCATAGACAGAGTAAAAGCAAGCAGTGAGGAATTTGGGCTGCATCTCTatgtcaagaaaacaaagataATGATCTGTGGAGGAGATACAAATCAGCAAGTGAAGGTGAATGGAGAAGATGTGGAACAAGTTGACACTTTCAACTTTCTGGGATCACTTATAGACAATGCAGGGGGCAGTTCACAGGAAATCAGAAGACGCCTAGCCATGGCAAGATCATCGGCAATTGCGTTGACAGATATATGGAAAGACAGAGGCATTTCTAAATCTACCAAGATTCATATTATGGATGCTCTGGTTTTCCCGATTGCCTTGTATGGCTGTGAAACGTGGGCGGTTGGAATGACAGATAAAAAAAAGATCATGGCGTTTGAAATGTAGTGCTGGCGGAAGATGCTGAGAATATCGTGGAAAGAACATAAGACCAACGAATttgtaagaaaccaaattggagacCATGCTTCCATGTGCCAAAAAATAGATCGTTTTAAACTGGTGTATTTTGAccacatttctagaagagatggtgacagcattgagaagataattatgcaaggtcacgtagaaggcagtcgtagaagaggtagacagaagcttagatggactgatggaattaaacaattaacaggcctttctctcgtcgcagcccaccgtctggctcaagacagaagctgctggaataccatcatcaacagggtcacaaagggtcagtcatgacccataggaccacgacgacgatcctttaatagttttgagtaTTGTACATGGAAATGATTTGTGCCCATTCAGTTTTCGATAGTTAATGACGAGACTGCCCTTCCACATGAAGCACGGAATCTATTTGAAACATGCAAGATTTATAGCATTGAATGTCGACTGTCGATTGCATTAATATCAGCTGAAGTGTCTCTTAAATTGCATTTTGATGTAACAAACTAACAATCCTCTCCATATAAGGCTAGAAACTGTGGGTACCAATCATATTGATACGGTTATATGAATAGACTATTCACTATTCAAACAATCGTATTAAATATGATATGATGTGATAGTCTAATAGAATATCCGATTCTCATCAACAGGTCTTAACTCGCTCTCAAGCTTCAGATTCACTCTTAAACTTCGCATCATTCACAATTAATGGTATTTACTTTCGCATCAACACAACTGGTGCTAGCTGCAAAGAAGTCAAATACCTGTGTGCTTCATTCAATAAAGGCGACTCTCCAGAACTACTTTACAGATCTCGTGTATGGTCTGCGTCTGACGTAGGATTTGATATCCTTGGTGTTGAGGCTGCCAATGATTATACTCCTAATGCCGGTAGGCTTACCACGTGCCGCAGGTTTACAAGCTGCAAAGGTATCTATCGTATGTCCGTAGGAAAACTCTATTACCAGTAGTTAAGAACTTAAAGTAAATATGATGATTTTCAGGATTTTCGGACTTTTTAGACAATTAATCCACACGCTCAGTTCTTTTCGTTTGCCACGACTGCCATTTCAAAAAGACGAGAGCTGTTGACACACTTAAATTGAAttacaattaataaaataaacgCATTAACCCTGCCCTAG
Proteins encoded in this region:
- the LOC140151113 gene encoding uncharacterized protein, producing MMSIIMETKLWHIVIVSLCALFCHETHTSPTIPDENDLQSCIHNGNSISHGDTFEENKCVICECFNSTIRCDEIACFQLFCSRPMSYKNECCDVCPFDVPVYDVSIRNDTVRAVKAGIVNTIKVFLDIAVNDHGQPVEGINLWKVGMWASANPDGSGKKIGFVDQVLAENKLESSQPLHRFVDFGGIGLTFQTEYNLDASNLSCEELKYLCASFNKNELAITRHGIHFVPFNVYGVRGEFDQSFIADKLVGCRAFTQCDDRLIQDVSEGLRSCFYNGTIITHEDRLKADRCTTCSCDDGTVRCDKQSCRPLRCNPGKPIYVDDECCSFCPFLVPVYGVAIDPVKAVKAGTIDDMSIGLHLRVNEGGHWLIEGSGLWKVGVWASTNSDGSGNKIGFIEQVLTRSQASDSLLNFASFTINGIYFRINTTGASCKEVKYLCASFNKGDSPELLYRSRVWSASDVGFDILGVEAANDYTPNAGRLTTCRRFTSCKDHEPGNSGLPSGDQLPCSFRGNAIYHGETVNIDSCMSCECNNSTHLCFIESCPSLFCTTPLNFDDECCGICPYDVPVSIVKLLGVPSIFPETRNDITLDLQVSVNNRGQQIEGKHLWKVAMWASSKADGSGNKIGYIEQVLTDDQASKPLISQPFGKIQFTIPGISFPLDTTGITCAQTQYLCASFNKGDFPEPTFRSHVFSPSDVKFEIYGFESDSSFNSSRLVGCRAFRSCGHPKTVYDRKHDQNRNHRIWQSEKARAGRREQNVGNGNRRQKQRIAKMRFIN